Part of the Candidatus Acidiferrales bacterium genome is shown below.
CTGAATGAAGACGGTGGGCGGGTCAACCTTTGCCAGGTTGCGATGAACAAGGATTTGGTCCTTTGGTTCAAGGAGGATGTTCTCGGCCGGGTCGCCGGCGAGCGCTTTCGCCAGGTTGGCGCTCAAGACCTTGAGTTTGCTGCCGGTAGTCTTGCGGAAGACTTGGGAGTCCTCGGTCATGGCATCGGGAGTAAGCCCCCCGGCGAGATAGACGGCATCGCGCAGGTGAATCTCACCGCTCGTGCGATGTTGACCGGGTTCTCGGACTTCGCCGGCGACGGTTACGAAGGGCGGGTCCTCAAAGTCGTAGCGGCTGAAAACGCGGACCGTATCAAAGGGTTGCAGGGCAAGGTTCTCGTTTCCCCCGGCCAGGGCATCGGACAGATTGAAGGCCATCACGACCGGTCGAAAGTCCGGCTGGTCCAGCCGAATGATTTCCGCGTGGCGGTGCGAAGGCTCGGGCAGCAAGTCACTATAAGATTTGACCAGATCACCTACCTTCATCCCGTCGCGGTAGGGATATTTGCCCGGTCGGAACACATGGCCGTCGAGATAAACCGTCTGGTAGCTATAAGGGAGAATGGGGGAGATTTTGATCCGGTCACCATCTTGAATGTTGAATTGCTCCAGACTCTTCGACACTGCGCCATCATTCTCCGTCTCCGGAAGGTCGAGGCTGAGCATGATCCGTTTCTCGTGTGCCTCGACGCGCTCAACATCGATATGGCGGAGGGTGCCGGTGGGCATGATTCCGCCGGCCAGAATAAGGACATCGGACAGGGTCTTCTCGCCTTTGATTTCGTAATTGGCGGGCCGGCGCACCATGCCTTCCAGGGTGATCTGTGGCCCGATGGGAGGGACGAGGACGGTATCGCCAGCCTGCAGGCGGTGAACGTCAGATCGGATTCCGCGCAAGATCAAATCGTAAACATCAACCTCTTGAACTAATTGTTTTCCCTGGTAGTGGCGAAGCGTGCGGAGGGAGCCGCGGTCGGTCGGACCACCGGCGGCGTAGAGGGCATTAAGAGGCGTGGAAAGCGAACTGATGTCATATGCGCCCGGGCGTTCGACATCTCCCACCACATAGACGCGCACGGTGCGCAGCCGGGAAAGCGAGACGTCAGCCTGGACTTGGCGAAACTGCGTACGAAGAACTGCCTGCAAGGCTTGTTGAACCTGGCCGAGAGTCCGGCCGGTGACCAAGACGGGACCAACTTCCGGCAGAGCCACACGGCCTTGGCGGTCAACAATTCTTTGAAGTCGTTGCGAAACACTGCCCCACAGGTCAATCATCAGGCCATCGCCCGGGCCGATCACATAATCGGGCCCGACCGGAAGATCCATGGGCAGATTGTCGTTATCGCCGGTCCCGTTGCGGAAGATATCGGCGCCAAAGCGCTCGATGACCGGGGAGCGGCGAGAAACCTGGGCGTAAAGATCGTAAAGCGAGGGTACGTCGGCATAAGGATTGGGCCGGCGGACAATGACGGGCTGTTCCCCGCGCGGCTCGGTTGGTGGACGAGGCCGAGTATCGCGGTTGATTCCCGGTTCACGGCGGAACGCGCCCCGCTCTGCAGCCTCGTTCGAGAGAGGGCGACCGTCTTCCGCGGTTCGAAGCACCTCCGGTAGCTGCTCGGGGCGAATGCGAGGAAGCGGGGAAGTCTCACGATCAAAACCTTCCGGCGGAGATTCCGGCTCGAGCGTTTCCGGCTGACCGGAGACCTGCTCACGGGTTGCATCGCGGATGTAGCCGCGCCTTTCGAGTTCTTGGGTGGCAAGAGCCCTGATCCTGGCGTCCCGGTTCAAAAGCCTGAACAAGGCTTCGTCGGTTAGTTCCGTCTCGTCGAGCAGCCGACCTTGTTCGTAAGCCTTCCTGACCAGGAGCTTCTTGACCTCGAGCAGCAAGGCAGGCTCCTTGCGCAGGATCTCGATGATGCGATCGGCAGAAAGGGAAGTTTGGCCGATGGTCTCCGCTTCGGTTTCGATGTCTCGGTGGTACCGAGCGAGATCCTGCCCGAAGGCAAAAGCCGGCCAGCAAAACAGACTCAGCAGAAAAACAGCCGTCACCAAGACGACCGTTGTCTTGTGGTTAAATTTTTCACGGACTCTCGCGTCCGCAGCCCATCGCTCTGATGCTTTCTGGTCCTCGCGCATAATCCTTCTCCTACCAGATTGGCCAGCACGCTGCCGGACAAGGCGCCACAAGCTCCCTGCGCGAAATAAACGAGCGACCAGCGCCGTTCCAACTATTCGGGGCCATTTTCGGCAAATCAGACGGCATGCTTTATTGATCATA
Proteins encoded:
- a CDS encoding SLBB domain-containing protein, coding for MREDQKASERWAADARVREKFNHKTTVVLVTAVFLLSLFCWPAFAFGQDLARYHRDIETEAETIGQTSLSADRIIEILRKEPALLLEVKKLLVRKAYEQGRLLDETELTDEALFRLLNRDARIRALATQELERRGYIRDATREQVSGQPETLEPESPPEGFDRETSPLPRIRPEQLPEVLRTAEDGRPLSNEAAERGAFRREPGINRDTRPRPPTEPRGEQPVIVRRPNPYADVPSLYDLYAQVSRRSPVIERFGADIFRNGTGDNDNLPMDLPVGPDYVIGPGDGLMIDLWGSVSQRLQRIVDRQGRVALPEVGPVLVTGRTLGQVQQALQAVLRTQFRQVQADVSLSRLRTVRVYVVGDVERPGAYDISSLSTPLNALYAAGGPTDRGSLRTLRHYQGKQLVQEVDVYDLILRGIRSDVHRLQAGDTVLVPPIGPQITLEGMVRRPANYEIKGEKTLSDVLILAGGIMPTGTLRHIDVERVEAHEKRIMLSLDLPETENDGAVSKSLEQFNIQDGDRIKISPILPYSYQTVYLDGHVFRPGKYPYRDGMKVGDLVKSYSDLLPEPSHRHAEIIRLDQPDFRPVVMAFNLSDALAGGNENLALQPFDTVRVFSRYDFEDPPFVTVAGEVREPGQHRTSGEIHLRDAVYLAGGLTPDAMTEDSQVFRKTTGSKLKVLSANLAKALAGDPAENILLEPKDQILVHRNLAKVDPPTVFIQGEVANPGKYPLGEGMTASELVRLAGGFRRSAFAESADLTRSLVRNGQKITGEHREVEIAKALAGDGEADVLLKHGDTLTIRQLAGWNDIGASVVLRGEVQHPGTYGIRPGERLSSVLKRSGGFLPAAYPQGALLERVEVRQLQEKSRRDLIERIQQEAATFKVSLQQSAQEQVALQQTALQQRQRAIEALQRAPATGRLVIRLRSNLAEFENSPDDIELRAGDTLYVPKRPDFVVVNGQVYNSNAITFTPRKNAAWYLKQAGGPTDQADKSAIFIVRANGSVLTGKGEGWWGGNVLSARVEPGDTIVVPEKPIGGSTLWKNLLSVAQVASSAAVTAAVLVR